One Papaver somniferum cultivar HN1 chromosome 10, ASM357369v1, whole genome shotgun sequence genomic window carries:
- the LOC113315947 gene encoding uncharacterized protein LOC113315947 codes for MHSDEEEEPLFPVEEEVTPVDPTKMEVKYAFNNKSAYKKHLRGYCVKHNYQYTVYKSDKTILRVRCRFREEYGYPEFVKDVVHEKLKQTAGALIPKPKHIARDFFVTHNINIPYICAWKARNLLLEDLFGNYEDSYKDVPIFCAMVAHTNPGSVAKYTYGKRDKTFMSMTISFAAPMRGFQKACRGVIGLDACHLTSKRGGVLMDATAIDGKNSLVPLGIKVAKSETKESWTGFLKDLAPAINAHHAGRITFISDRQKGLLESVPKVFPGARVRYCFRHLYKNFKKYHKAPTLHNLLWNACKAYKVMHFQVCASLF; via the exons ATgcacagtgatgaagaagaagaaccattaTTCCCTGTAGAAGAAGAGGTGACTCCTGTTGATCCTACTAAGATGGAAGTTAAGTATGCTTTTAATAACAAGAGTGCTTATAAGAAACATCTTAGGGGTTACTGTGTAAAACATAATTATCAGTATACGGTCTATAAGAGTGACAAAACAATATTAAGAGTGAGATGTAGGTTTAGGGAAGAGTATGGCT ATCCTGAGTTCGTAAAAGATGTGGTACATGAGAAGTTAAAGCAGACAGCTGGGGCCTTAATTCCAAAGCCTAAACACATTGCAAGAGACTTTTTTGTAACTCATAACATCAATATACCTTATATTTGTGCATGGAAGGCTAGAAATCTTCTTTTAGAAGATCTGTTTGGTAATTATGAAGACAGCTACAAGGATGTACCCATCTTTTGTGCAATGGTGGCTCATACTAATCCAGGGTCTGTTGCTAAATACACTTATGGGAAAAGAG ATAAGACATTCATGAGCATGACTATTTCATTTGCTGCACCAATGAGAGGATTTCAGAAAGCTTGCAGGGGAGTCATAGGTTTAGATGCATGCCATCTAACTAGCAAGCGTGGTGGTGTTCTAATGGATGCAACAGCAATTGATGGTAAGAATTCTCTGGTGCCTTTAGGCATTAAGGTGGCTAAAAGTGAAACCAAGGAGAGCTGGACTGGGTTCCTCAAGGATTTGGCTCCAGCAATCAATGCACATCATGCTGGTAGAATTACCTTTATTTCTGATAGGCAAAAAGGGTTGTTGGAATCTGTTCCAAAGGTTTTCCCTGGTGCAAGAGTTAGATATTGCTTCAGGCACTTGTACAAGAACTTCAAGAAGTACCACAAGGCACCAACCTTGCACAACTTATTGTGGAATGCATGCAAAGCTTACAAAGTGATGCATTTTCAGGTTTGTGCCTCTCTTTTTTAA
- the LOC113315015 gene encoding uncharacterized protein LOC113315015, whose product MLDLVGKFDTEGSVVGQVYLVTNVSTKKIFTVNIVDKQCTCLQWQLRGFPCQHAVCALKLLRPNWKDYCAPYYSVEYYRTIYADVVNPLEDISEWNWEDKASMDINLKPPPYQRKTGRPAKKRKRSYDEPETVVKKRKCGKCGSTAGHNKRTCAGGDVGKNPTGFMPSTEYDAANCTFTSRDHPESSSARGKAKVNKSRGTSSFVGEST is encoded by the exons ATGCTTGACTTGGTTGGGAAGTTTGATACAGAAGGAAGTGTGGTTGGACAGGTTTATTTGGTAACTAATGTGTCTACCAAGAAAATTTTCACAGTGAACATTGTAGACAAACAATGCACTTGTTTGCAATGGCAGCTAAGGGGATTCCCTTGTCAACATGCTGTATGTGCATTGAAACTGCTCAGGCCAAACTGGAAAGA TTATTGTGCTCCTTACTactctgtggaatattataggaccaTATATGCAGATGTTGTAAATCCACTAGAAGACATAAGTGAATGGAACTGGGAAGATAAG GCATCCATGGACATCAACTTAAAGCCTCCTCCTTATCAAAGAAAAACTGGAAGACCagcaaagaagaggaagaggagctaTGATGAACCTGAAACTGTGGTGAAGAAAAGGAAATGTGGAAAGTGTGGATCTACTGCTGGTCATAATAAGAGAACCTgtgctggtggtgatgttggtaaaaACCCAACTGGATTCATGCCAAGCACCGAGTATGATGCTGCAAACTGCACCTTCACTAGTAGAGATCATCCTGAAAGTAGCAGTGCAAGGGGTAAAGCAAAGGTGAACAAATCCAGAGGTACATCTTCATTTGTTGGTGAGTCAACATGA
- the LOC113317761 gene encoding pentatricopeptide repeat-containing protein At3g47530 — protein sequence MGSSANSILSLIKSSSLSKSQLLQIHGHIICTSLIKEPTVVTSLLSLVALSSSPLRDIHYAHQIFTQIPKPSFHQYNVMIRAYSQSNSPEKGVLCYNQMRNNRVQTDPFVLSFVLKSWTRMNHLIGGKQIHCRVLSDGFQADSLLLTSLMGLYASCGDGTDARKLFDEMSIRDTVSWNVLISCYTRNGRSRDALSLFDVMQKEGCESEPDDVTCLLLLQACSHLCALEFGKRIHKYADDYGYSDRIKVRNALISMYSRCGSFDKAFEVFQGMHDKNVVTWSAMISGLAMNGHGRDAIEAFREMKKVGVSPDDQTFTGVLSACSHVGLVDEGLDIFDSMREYGINPNIHHYGCIVDLLGRAGLLDQAYDFITSMRVKPDSTVWRTLLGACRIHRHASLGEHVVSHLIELKAQEAGDYVLLLNIYASVGDWEKVANVRRLMREKGIQTTPGCSTTEIKGKVHEFAVDDDAHPRKKEIYEMLTDIEKQLKMAGYVSDITCELHNLGAAEKGNALICHSEKLAIAFAVLVTPPNSKIRVSNNLRICVDCHNFAKVLSSVYNREVVIRDRSRFHHFKEGLCSCNDYW from the coding sequence ATGGGTAGTTCTGCAAATTCTATACTTTCACTGATAaaatcatcttcattatcaaAGTCCCAATTACTACAAATCCATGGACATATTATATGCACATCTCTAATCAAAGAACCTACAGTTGTAACCAGTTTGTTGTCACTGGTTGCTCTGTCATCATCTCCGTTGAGAGACATACACTATGCTCATCAGATTTTCACTCAAATCCCCAAACCCAGTTTCCATCAGTACAATGTGATGATCAGAGCTTATTCTCAGAGCAATTCACCTGAAAAAGGGGTTCTCTGTTATAATCAAATGCGAAACAACCGTGTACAGACTGACCCTTTTGTTTTGTCATTTGTTCTGAAATCTTGGACCAGAATGAACCATTTGATTGGTGGTAAACAGATACATTGTAGGGTTTTGAGTGATGGGTTTCAAGCTGATTCTTTGTTGTTAACTTCATTGATGGGTTTGTATGCCTCTTGTGGAGATGGAACTGATGCTCGTAAATTGTTTGATGAAATGTCTATAAGGGATACTGTTTCTTGGAATGTTTTGATTTCATGTTATACTCGTAATGGTCGGAGTCGAGACGCGTTAAGCCTATTTGATGTTATGCAGAAGGAGGGGTGTGAGTCAGAGCCGGATGACGTTACGTGTTTGCTTCTCCTACAAGCTTGTTCTCACTTGTGTGCATTGGAATTTGGTAAACGGATTCATAAGTATGCTGATGATTATGGATATAGTGATAGGATTAAAGTTCGTAATGCGCTCATATCTATGTATTCGCGATGTGGGAGCTTTGATAAGGCATTTGAAGTGTTTCAGGGGATGCATGATAAAAATGTGGTTACTTGGAGTGCAATGATTTCTGGATTAGCAATGAATGGTCACGGAAGGGATGCTATTGAAGCTTTTAGAGAAATGAAGAAAGTGGGTGTTTCCCCTGATGATCAAACCTTTACTGGAGTTCTTTCAGCTTGTAGTCATGTTGGGTTGGTTGATGAAGGTTTGGACATTTTTGATTCCATGAGAGAATATGGAATAAACCCGAATATTCATCATTATGGGTGCATAGTTGATCTCTTGGGTCGTGCAGGTTTACTTGATCAGGCGTATGACTTTATAACATCGATGAGAGTTAAACCTGATTCAACAGTGTGGAGGACTCTACTTGGAGCTTGCAGAATTCATCGTCATGCTTCACTTGGAGAACATGTTGTAAGTCATCTGATTGAGCTAAAGGCTCAAGAAGCCGGAGATTATGTCTTGTTATTGAACATATATGCTTCTGTTGGGGACTGGGAGAAAGTTGCTAATGTGAGGAGGTTGATGAGAGAAAAAGGAATCCAAACAACACCAGGTTGTAGTACGACGGAGATTAAGGGCAAAGTGCATGAGTTTGCAGTTGATGATGATGCTCATCCAAGGAAAAAGGAGATTTATGAGATGCTGACCGATATTGAAAAGCAATTGAAAATGGCAGGTTATGTTTCTGATATTACTTGCGAGTTGCATAATTTGGGTGCTGCGGAGAAGGGAAATGCTCTCATTTGTCATAGTGAGAAGTTGGCAATTGCTTTTGCAGTTCTTGTGACTCCTCCAAATTCAAAAATCAGAGTGTCCAATAATTTACGTATTTGTGTTGATTGCCATAATTTTGCAAAGGTTTTATCTTCGGTGTACAATAGAGAGGTGGTTATTAGAGACCGTAGCCGGTTCCACCATTTCAAAGAAGGATTGTGTTCCTGTAATGACTACTGGTAG